One genomic segment of Candidatus Baltobacteraceae bacterium includes these proteins:
- the hisS gene encoding histidine--tRNA ligase, protein MPSKITAPRGTQDILPPASRAWLELESRIHQLAQRYGYTEIRTPMFEATDLFVRGVGETTDIVEKEMYTFTDKGERSMTLRPEWTAPVMRAALEHNLFAQGPQRLYYVGPIFRYERPQKGRYRQAHQFGVECTGYAGSEADFEVIALAWELVRDYAITDAKLRINSIGDDVCRPRYREALLAHFGPHRSELSPDSQRRLERNPLRVLDSKDERDLAFVRSAPTFESVLCDACREHFDALRGYLDAAQIPYAVDSSIVRGLDYYTRTVFEITSSALGAQSTVCGGGRYDGLVRSLGGPDVPAVGFALGLERFLMLLEAVHGERMLPRRGVQAIALGAQARAMLVPLVDLLRREIDAPVFMDYEDRKLLAHLKLADRNNARFALILGSDELTAGELVLRDLEARDDRRVPLGRAADVAAALGEGAR, encoded by the coding sequence ATGCCGTCGAAAATCACCGCACCTCGCGGCACACAAGATATCCTCCCGCCGGCTTCGCGCGCGTGGCTCGAGCTCGAATCCCGGATTCATCAGTTGGCGCAGCGGTACGGCTACACCGAGATTCGCACGCCGATGTTCGAAGCGACCGACCTCTTCGTGCGCGGCGTCGGCGAGACGACCGACATCGTCGAGAAAGAGATGTACACGTTCACCGACAAGGGCGAGCGCAGCATGACGCTGCGCCCGGAGTGGACCGCACCGGTGATGCGCGCCGCGCTCGAACACAATCTCTTCGCGCAAGGACCGCAGCGGCTCTATTACGTCGGGCCGATCTTTCGCTACGAGCGCCCGCAGAAAGGACGCTACCGGCAGGCCCATCAATTCGGCGTCGAATGCACCGGCTACGCCGGATCCGAGGCCGACTTCGAAGTGATCGCGCTCGCTTGGGAACTTGTGCGCGACTACGCGATCACCGATGCAAAGCTGCGGATCAATTCGATCGGCGACGACGTCTGCCGTCCGCGCTACCGCGAGGCGCTGCTCGCGCACTTCGGCCCGCATCGCAGCGAACTCTCGCCCGACTCGCAGCGGCGGCTCGAGCGCAATCCATTGCGCGTGCTCGACAGCAAAGACGAACGCGATCTCGCCTTCGTGCGCTCCGCGCCGACGTTCGAATCCGTGCTGTGCGATGCGTGCCGCGAACACTTCGATGCCTTGCGCGGCTATCTCGATGCCGCGCAGATTCCGTACGCTGTCGATTCCTCGATCGTGCGCGGCCTCGACTACTACACCCGCACGGTGTTCGAGATCACCTCGAGCGCGCTCGGCGCGCAGTCGACGGTCTGCGGCGGCGGCCGCTACGACGGCCTCGTGCGTTCGCTCGGCGGGCCGGATGTGCCGGCGGTGGGATTCGCGCTCGGGCTCGAGCGCTTTTTGATGCTGCTCGAAGCGGTGCACGGGGAGCGAATGTTGCCGCGCCGCGGCGTGCAGGCGATTGCCCTTGGCGCGCAAGCGCGTGCCATGCTGGTGCCGTTGGTCGACCTGCTGCGCCGCGAGATCGACGCACCGGTTTTCATGGACTACGAAGACCGAAAATTACTGGCGCATCTGAAATTGGCGGATCGCAACAACGCGCGTTTCGCCTTGATACTGGGAAGCGACGAGCTCACCGCCGGCGAGCTGGTGCTGCGCGATCTCGAAGCGCGCGATGACCGCCGGGTGCCGCTCGGCCGCGCGGCAGACGTTGCGGCGGCGCTTGGCGAAGGGGCGAGGTAA
- a CDS encoding glycosyltransferase family 9 protein, which translates to MRALLYCAGGGIGDSLIASIVARALHQRYERVDALTLPAHRSTLERVPDLDAVWVDDGGDEAALAASLREREYNACVVTWATARTARIPKLAKIPIRVGQSRRLYSRDFTRRVLVRSEDGNVTSHWSDILLDYARALQCDTADRIPRFVPTAADEAEASLVIPSVVSEANGVEGPYIILHPTNAIASQRGNWPVRSWAALARALADRYQAAVLLSGAASDEAINAAILRQAQDDRVRAQDDRVRAQDERVNAQDDRVFNVAGRLGIGAFGALARRARAFVGITTGTMHVAAAVGAPTIGIFPFQSDFPERWAPLGPQTALVRPDYPCHPGDTKEKCRDYACIANLDVDRILASADSLIGGGLLRARHDSTVHL; encoded by the coding sequence ATGCGGGCGTTGCTCTATTGCGCGGGCGGCGGCATCGGCGACTCGCTCATCGCCTCGATCGTCGCGCGGGCGCTGCATCAGCGCTACGAACGGGTCGATGCCTTGACGCTGCCGGCACACCGCAGCACGCTCGAGCGCGTTCCCGATCTCGACGCGGTCTGGGTGGATGACGGCGGCGATGAAGCCGCGCTCGCAGCATCGCTGCGCGAACGCGAATACAACGCGTGCGTCGTGACCTGGGCGACGGCGCGCACCGCGCGTATACCGAAGCTGGCCAAGATTCCCATCCGTGTCGGTCAGTCGCGCCGTCTGTATTCGCGCGATTTCACCAGACGCGTGCTCGTGCGCAGCGAAGACGGAAACGTCACCTCGCATTGGTCCGACATCTTGCTCGACTACGCTCGCGCACTCCAGTGCGATACGGCCGATCGTATCCCGCGCTTCGTTCCGACCGCCGCCGACGAAGCGGAAGCTTCCCTTGTCATCCCGAGCGTCGTGAGCGAAGCAAACGGAGTCGAGGGACCGTACATCATCCTCCATCCGACGAACGCGATTGCTTCGCAACGCGGCAACTGGCCGGTGCGGAGCTGGGCCGCGCTCGCGCGTGCGCTCGCGGACCGTTATCAAGCGGCAGTGCTGCTCAGCGGGGCTGCGAGCGACGAGGCCATAAATGCGGCGATCCTTCGACAAGCTCAGGATGACAGGGTTAGAGCTCAGGATGACAGGGTTAGAGCTCAGGACGAGCGGGTTAACGCTCAGGATGACAGGGTTTTCAACGTCGCGGGGAGGCTCGGCATCGGAGCGTTCGGGGCGCTCGCGCGGCGCGCCCGCGCCTTCGTCGGCATCACGACCGGCACGATGCACGTCGCGGCCGCGGTCGGCGCGCCGACGATCGGCATCTTTCCATTTCAGAGCGATTTCCCCGAGCGCTGGGCGCCGCTCGGTCCGCAAACGGCCCTCGTCCGCCCGGACTATCCGTGTCACCCGGGCGATACGAAAGAAAAGTGCCGCGATTACGCCTGCATCGCGAACCTCGACGTGGATCGGATCCTGGCCTCGGCCGACTCGCTGATTGGAGGTGGGCTTCTTCGTGCGCGCCACGATTCAACTGTGCACCTATAA
- a CDS encoding VOC family protein → MPRFLHTSIFVNDMDESIDFYTNKLGLELLDGPFHYPGNADMAFVGSDWNAYIELVYDLEEHPPYAIGNRYEHLAIEADGELEPYIKKLREQGVKILKDVYKSPSGTRAIAFIEDPNGIPVEVLEKRKAAVLS, encoded by the coding sequence ATGCCACGATTTTTGCATACGTCGATCTTCGTCAACGACATGGACGAATCGATCGATTTTTACACCAACAAGCTCGGGCTCGAACTCCTCGACGGGCCGTTCCACTATCCCGGCAACGCCGACATGGCGTTCGTCGGCTCGGATTGGAACGCGTACATCGAGCTGGTCTACGATCTCGAAGAACATCCGCCGTACGCGATCGGAAACCGGTACGAGCACCTGGCGATCGAAGCCGACGGCGAACTCGAACCGTACATCAAAAAACTGCGCGAGCAGGGCGTTAAGATTCTCAAAGACGTCTACAAATCGCCGAGCGGGACGCGCGCGATCGCGTTCATCGAAGATCCGAACGGCATCCCGGTCGAGGTGCTCGAGAAGCGCAAAGCCGCCGTGCTCTCTTAA
- the rfaE1 gene encoding D-glycero-beta-D-manno-heptose-7-phosphate kinase translates to MSATLLTRDARALVEHMRGRKILVVGDLMIDEWIWGTVSRISPEAPVPVVAVTDHSFTLGGAGNVANNLVSLGAKVEFVGTVGEDAFAADVRRMLREETVDDRGVFSVGDRPTTRKTRIVAHNQQVVRADWEDPAPLSASDRARVVAHVRERAAAADAVILSDYAKGLLNVEVVDAARACPLVLADPKPQNLKLFSGVTCVAPNAAEAAAASGIAIVGDASLERAGAYLLGELRCRYVVITRGEHGMSLFGAEGERLTIPSVARKVFDVSGAGDTVIAVLSLALAGGAGIESAMQLANFAAGAVVEKLGTATASGDEILALIEHGHAS, encoded by the coding sequence GTGAGCGCGACCCTGCTCACGCGCGATGCGCGCGCGCTCGTCGAGCACATGCGCGGACGAAAGATTCTCGTCGTCGGCGATTTGATGATCGATGAGTGGATCTGGGGAACGGTGTCGCGCATCTCTCCGGAAGCGCCGGTTCCGGTGGTCGCAGTGACCGATCATTCGTTTACGCTCGGCGGCGCCGGCAACGTGGCGAACAACCTCGTTTCGCTCGGCGCGAAGGTCGAGTTCGTCGGAACGGTCGGCGAAGACGCGTTTGCCGCCGACGTGCGCCGCATGCTGCGCGAGGAAACGGTCGACGACCGCGGCGTCTTTTCAGTCGGCGACCGGCCCACGACGCGCAAAACGCGCATCGTGGCGCACAACCAACAAGTCGTGCGTGCCGACTGGGAAGATCCGGCGCCGCTGAGCGCGAGCGATCGCGCACGCGTCGTCGCGCACGTTCGCGAACGCGCCGCTGCCGCCGATGCTGTCATCCTCAGCGACTATGCCAAAGGCTTGCTCAACGTCGAGGTCGTCGACGCGGCGCGTGCATGCCCGCTCGTACTCGCCGATCCCAAGCCGCAGAACCTCAAGCTGTTCAGCGGCGTCACCTGCGTCGCACCCAACGCCGCCGAGGCGGCTGCGGCGAGCGGTATCGCGATCGTCGGCGACGCTTCGCTCGAGCGTGCCGGCGCGTATTTGCTCGGTGAGTTGCGCTGCCGCTACGTCGTGATCACGCGCGGCGAGCACGGCATGTCGCTCTTCGGCGCAGAAGGCGAGCGCCTCACCATTCCCTCGGTCGCACGCAAGGTCTTCGACGTTTCCGGTGCGGGTGATACGGTCATCGCGGTACTTTCGCTCGCGCTCGCCGGCGGCGCCGGCATCGAGAGCGCAATGCAGCTTGCCAACTTCGCCGCCGGCGCGGTGGTCGAAAAACTCGGCACCGCGACGGCGAGCGGCGATGAGATTCTCGCGCTGATCGAGCATGGCCACGCCTCCTGA
- the purH gene encoding bifunctional phosphoribosylaminoimidazolecarboxamide formyltransferase/IMP cyclohydrolase, which yields MPDRTRPAALFSLSDKNGSVDLARALHERGTVIYATGGTRQYLQNHGVPAHDVGEMTGFPPLFDGRVKTLHPKVFGAILYDRDDRAHQEQAEKYAIAPLTTIVVNLYPFEATVAKPGAAHREAIEQIDIGGVALLRAAAKNFDHVAVLTHPSQYAPFIEALRKDQIPAQMRRELAIAAFERTAEYDAAIAHYLAIEGSVLPSELPGALTVTLPLAQRLRYGTNPQNRAAFYLDRPDRLPEQLHGKALSYNNLLDLDATLRMLSRAPMGAEFGSEHERFVRAAVVKHTVPCGVAQRSSVGKAVQDALEADPVSAYGGIIATDAPIDLEAAQSLTKFFLEIVAAPGFDRDALELLASTKKLRDLRIMRFRSSLPDELARELRVRSALGGVLAEDDNPSAPAEHWRVVSKHQPSAQEWHDLAFAWDVVRHVKSNGIVIAQGGTTRGICAGQTNRVSAVEIAAHRAGEAARGAACASDGFFPFADGLEAAAASGCTAIIAPGGSIRDEQVIAAADRLGVSLVFSSYRYFLH from the coding sequence TGGCCCGCGCGCTGCATGAACGCGGGACGGTGATCTACGCGACCGGCGGCACGCGGCAATATCTGCAAAATCATGGCGTGCCGGCGCACGACGTCGGCGAGATGACCGGTTTTCCGCCGCTTTTCGACGGCCGCGTCAAAACGCTGCACCCGAAAGTCTTCGGCGCGATTCTCTACGATCGCGACGACCGGGCGCATCAAGAACAAGCCGAGAAGTACGCGATCGCGCCGCTCACGACGATCGTGGTGAATCTTTATCCGTTCGAAGCGACGGTGGCAAAACCCGGAGCGGCGCACCGCGAGGCGATCGAGCAAATCGACATCGGCGGCGTCGCGCTCTTGCGCGCGGCGGCGAAGAACTTCGATCACGTCGCGGTGCTCACGCATCCCTCGCAGTACGCGCCGTTCATCGAGGCGTTGCGTAAGGACCAAATCCCGGCGCAGATGCGGCGGGAGCTGGCGATCGCGGCCTTCGAGCGCACCGCCGAATACGACGCGGCAATCGCGCACTATCTCGCGATCGAAGGCTCGGTGCTGCCCAGTGAGCTGCCGGGCGCGCTGACCGTAACGCTGCCGCTCGCGCAGCGCTTGCGCTACGGGACCAACCCGCAGAATCGCGCCGCCTTCTACCTCGACCGTCCCGATCGTTTGCCCGAACAGCTGCACGGCAAGGCGCTCTCGTACAACAATCTGCTCGATCTGGACGCCACCCTGCGCATGCTTTCGCGCGCGCCGATGGGCGCGGAATTCGGCAGCGAGCACGAACGTTTCGTGCGGGCGGCGGTCGTGAAGCACACGGTGCCGTGCGGCGTGGCGCAGCGTTCGAGCGTCGGCAAGGCCGTGCAGGATGCACTCGAGGCCGATCCGGTCTCGGCCTACGGCGGGATCATTGCGACCGACGCACCGATCGATCTTGAAGCGGCGCAATCGCTGACGAAATTCTTTCTCGAGATCGTGGCTGCACCGGGCTTCGATCGCGACGCGCTCGAGCTGCTGGCGAGCACCAAGAAATTGCGCGATCTGCGCATCATGCGTTTTCGATCCTCGCTTCCGGACGAGTTGGCGCGCGAGCTGCGCGTGCGCAGCGCGCTCGGCGGCGTGCTCGCTGAAGACGACAATCCGAGCGCGCCGGCCGAACACTGGCGCGTCGTCTCGAAACATCAACCGAGCGCGCAAGAATGGCACGACCTCGCCTTTGCCTGGGACGTCGTGCGCCACGTGAAATCGAACGGGATCGTGATCGCTCAGGGCGGCACGACGCGCGGCATTTGCGCCGGCCAAACCAATCGCGTGAGCGCGGTAGAGATTGCAGCGCATCGCGCCGGCGAGGCGGCTCGCGGCGCGGCCTGCGCAAGCGACGGGTTCTTTCCGTTCGCCGACGGCCTCGAAGCGGCGGCGGCGAGCGGTTGCACGGCGATCATCGCGCCGGGCGGTTCGATCCGCGACGAGCAAGTCATTGCCGCGGCCGATCGCCTCGGGGTATCGCTGGTCTTCTCGTCGTACCGGTATTTCTTGCACTAG
- a CDS encoding SIS domain-containing protein, producing the protein MNTDYKAQRDFGALLEDRAVLRELTGYRKDVEAIVDAIVAALRAGKRIYWCGNGGSAAEAQHMAAELSGRYLRERPGLNSEALSVNTSTLTCVGNDYGYDYVFARQVEAFVQPGDVLIGMTTSGTSRNIVLALQAAKKKGATTVAFTGNGGGSVMAHSDLALIGPDGYAAIVQEVHQVMAHIVCDLVEQRLIFEDHIA; encoded by the coding sequence GTGAACACCGATTACAAAGCGCAGCGCGATTTCGGCGCGCTGCTCGAAGACCGCGCAGTGCTGCGCGAGCTGACCGGCTACCGCAAGGACGTCGAAGCGATCGTCGACGCGATCGTCGCCGCGCTGCGCGCGGGAAAACGCATCTACTGGTGCGGCAACGGCGGCAGCGCTGCCGAAGCGCAGCACATGGCGGCGGAACTCTCGGGGCGGTATCTGCGCGAACGTCCCGGTCTCAACAGCGAGGCGCTCTCGGTCAACACCTCGACGCTCACCTGCGTCGGCAACGACTACGGCTACGACTACGTCTTCGCGCGACAGGTCGAAGCGTTCGTCCAGCCGGGCGACGTGTTGATCGGCATGACCACGAGCGGCACATCGCGCAACATCGTGCTCGCGTTGCAGGCGGCGAAGAAGAAGGGCGCGACGACGGTCGCCTTCACCGGCAACGGCGGCGGCAGTGTGATGGCGCACAGCGATCTCGCACTCATCGGTCCCGACGGCTATGCGGCGATCGTCCAAGAGGTGCACCAAGTGATGGCGCACATCGTTTGCGATCTGGTGGAACAGCGGTTGATCTTCGAGGATCACATCGCATGA
- a CDS encoding adenylyltransferase/cytidyltransferase family protein: MATPPEFFASLLDVRAAAAWRERQRARDRRVVFTNGVFDVLHAGHVEYLAWARAQGDALIVGINSDASVRAIKGERRPIVPFADRARLVCGLRSVDVAVEFGETTPEALLEAIRPDVHVKSAQYSEQDLPERGVVLAHGGEIRLAPHLSGRSTTDIIGEIVARYGN, encoded by the coding sequence ATGGCCACGCCTCCTGAATTCTTCGCGTCGCTTCTCGACGTACGAGCGGCCGCGGCATGGCGCGAACGGCAGCGCGCTCGCGATCGCCGCGTCGTCTTCACCAACGGCGTCTTCGATGTGCTGCATGCCGGCCACGTGGAATATCTCGCCTGGGCCCGCGCGCAGGGCGACGCGCTGATCGTCGGGATCAACAGCGATGCGTCGGTCCGTGCGATCAAGGGCGAGCGCCGGCCGATCGTGCCCTTCGCCGACCGTGCGCGACTCGTCTGCGGACTGCGCAGCGTCGATGTGGCGGTCGAATTCGGCGAGACGACGCCCGAGGCGCTGCTCGAAGCGATTCGACCCGACGTGCACGTCAAAAGCGCGCAGTATAGCGAGCAAGACTTGCCCGAGCGAGGGGTCGTGCTGGCGCACGGCGGGGAGATTCGCTTGGCGCCGCACCTGAGCGGGCGCAGCACTACCGACATCATCGGCGAGATCGTCGCGCGCTACGGGAACTGA
- a CDS encoding glycosyltransferase, producing MRISVIIATKDRASYLARALASLEGQIAAPSFEAIVVDNGSSDDTKAVTQQQAERGKYPVRYLFEAEPNRGKARNRGLAVAQGYLVLFVDDDVQLPPGFLAAHETAHSTGNLVVNGPIINVSSYEARPRPVLGNYSGAFLCTCNVSVPKHAIEAVGGFDEAFHLYGWEDTELGVRLREAGLRRRFAWEAYLWHIKVPGDNTLEVETRKVMERARMARRFLEKQPTPRARMATGAHPVNLLRARYLLPDSLLAVFAGMATSPNVPAFVRSLARVQFLDGMYARELVRVLDEAAPS from the coding sequence ATGCGCATATCCGTCATCATCGCCACCAAAGACCGGGCTTCGTATCTCGCGCGTGCGCTTGCGTCGCTCGAGGGGCAGATCGCTGCGCCTTCTTTCGAAGCGATCGTCGTCGACAACGGTTCGAGCGACGACACCAAGGCCGTGACGCAGCAGCAGGCCGAGCGCGGCAAGTATCCGGTGCGTTACCTGTTCGAAGCGGAACCGAACCGCGGGAAGGCACGCAATCGCGGGCTCGCGGTGGCGCAGGGCTACCTCGTGCTCTTCGTCGACGACGACGTGCAATTGCCGCCGGGCTTTCTTGCCGCGCACGAAACCGCGCACTCGACCGGCAATTTGGTCGTGAACGGGCCGATCATCAACGTGTCCTCCTACGAGGCGCGGCCGCGGCCGGTGCTTGGAAATTATTCGGGCGCCTTCCTTTGTACGTGCAACGTTTCCGTACCCAAGCACGCGATCGAGGCCGTCGGCGGGTTTGACGAAGCATTTCACCTCTACGGGTGGGAGGATACCGAACTCGGCGTGCGTCTGCGCGAAGCCGGGCTGCGCCGGCGTTTTGCGTGGGAGGCGTATCTCTGGCACATCAAGGTGCCCGGCGACAACACGCTCGAAGTCGAAACGCGCAAGGTGATGGAGCGGGCGCGGATGGCGCGGCGTTTTCTCGAGAAGCAACCGACGCCGCGAGCGCGGATGGCGACCGGGGCGCATCCGGTGAACCTCCTGCGCGCACGCTACCTTCTTCCCGATTCGCTTTTGGCGGTCTTTGCCGGCATGGCGACCAGCCCGAACGTTCCCGCGTTCGTTCGATCGCTGGCACGGGTGCAGTTTCTCGACGGCATGTACGCGCGCGAACTCGTGCGCGTGCTCGACGAGGCGGCACCGTCATAA
- a CDS encoding biotin/lipoyl-containing protein — protein MAYEDESETIRSLLDIMHEHDLDRIKVKVGDAIYELVRREAGTGIVAPIVSPATPAAAPYPVEGSGAPAAPANAKRVTAPLTGVFYRSSSPDAEPFVEIGDRIETGSVLCILEAMKLFNEIQSDYSGTVARIIPENGELVSQGDELFWIVP, from the coding sequence ATGGCATACGAGGACGAATCCGAGACGATACGCTCGCTGCTCGACATCATGCACGAACACGATCTCGATCGGATCAAGGTCAAGGTCGGCGATGCGATCTACGAATTGGTCCGCCGCGAGGCGGGGACCGGAATCGTTGCCCCGATCGTGAGCCCGGCGACGCCTGCGGCGGCGCCGTACCCGGTCGAGGGCAGCGGCGCACCGGCCGCGCCGGCGAACGCCAAGCGCGTCACCGCACCCTTGACCGGCGTGTTCTACCGCTCGTCCTCTCCCGACGCGGAACCGTTCGTGGAAATCGGCGATCGCATCGAGACCGGGTCCGTGCTGTGCATACTGGAAGCGATGAAGCTGTTCAACGAGATCCAAAGCGATTACAGCGGGACGGTCGCGCGGATCATTCCCGAGAACGGTGAGCTCGTTTCGCAAGGCGACGAGTTGTTCTGGATCGTTCCGTGA
- a CDS encoding NAD-dependent epimerase/dehydratase family protein gives MSSFALFGATGASGTVIAQALDAAGLPYRVVGRDRPSLEAQFGNGHAEIATWNPEDPASVQAAAAGIDTIVYLVGVPYNHFELHPRLMQSTLDGAIAAGVRRMLLLGTVYALGRPQTRPVDESHPRDPHTFKGKMRMAQEDLVLRAHAAGRIAGTVLRVPDFFGPALTRSLVYDVFPAALQNRRATVIGPIDTPHQFVYVPDLGPLVVALAREDRAYGRAWHFAGSGTITTRAFARMVFETAGRGEPKLMVANKTMLRVLGLFDPIMRELVEMNYLQSDPVILDDRALRELLPGLRATPYPEAIAQTLAATKGA, from the coding sequence ATGAGCAGCTTCGCACTTTTCGGCGCGACGGGGGCGTCCGGCACGGTCATTGCTCAGGCGCTGGACGCAGCCGGTCTCCCGTATCGCGTGGTCGGCCGCGACCGCCCTTCGCTGGAGGCACAGTTCGGCAACGGCCACGCCGAGATCGCCACCTGGAATCCGGAGGATCCGGCGTCGGTGCAGGCAGCTGCGGCCGGCATCGATACGATCGTCTACCTCGTCGGCGTTCCCTACAATCATTTCGAGCTGCACCCGCGCCTGATGCAATCGACGCTCGACGGCGCAATCGCCGCGGGCGTCCGGCGAATGCTCTTGCTCGGTACGGTCTACGCTTTGGGCCGGCCGCAAACGCGGCCGGTGGACGAGTCGCATCCGCGCGATCCGCACACGTTCAAGGGCAAGATGCGCATGGCGCAAGAGGACCTCGTTCTGAGAGCGCACGCGGCGGGCCGGATCGCGGGAACGGTCCTTCGAGTTCCTGATTTCTTCGGGCCCGCCCTTACGAGGAGCCTCGTCTACGACGTCTTCCCCGCCGCGCTGCAGAACCGCCGGGCGACCGTGATCGGACCGATCGACACGCCGCACCAATTTGTCTACGTTCCCGATCTCGGTCCGCTCGTCGTCGCGCTGGCGCGCGAGGACCGTGCGTATGGACGCGCGTGGCACTTCGCCGGCTCGGGCACGATCACGACGCGCGCGTTTGCGCGCATGGTATTCGAAACGGCCGGACGCGGCGAACCGAAGCTCATGGTCGCAAACAAGACGATGCTGCGCGTGCTCGGGCTCTTCGATCCGATCATGCGCGAGCTGGTCGAGATGAACTACCTACAGAGCGATCCGGTCATCCTCGACGATCGCGCGCTGCGCGAATTGCTCCCCGGGCTGCGTGCGACACCGTACCCGGAGGCGATCGCGCAAACGTTGGCCGCAACCAAGGGCGCGTAG